TTTTTTGTTACTATGATTACATGATTGAGCGAGATGATATGTTCCTTCTAATATGCCTATCAGGCTTTCACTATTTCCCTATGACTCTACACCAGTGATCATGAATTTGCTTCTTGACATTATCCTCTATTGTTCATGGCCTTGAAGAGTGTACAAAATACAAAGTATTGATGAAGTCATGATCTGCCATTGTTTGTGCCAAACTGCCAATGTTTGGCCCTGTTGCTTGAGAATTAAATCCCTCATCCTTACACTCTTACTAGCATATAGCTCCTGCTAACGCTACGATCACGtggagggggggggggaggggtcgacggcggcggcggcgcgagaGAAGGGGTTGACGGctatggcggcggcggcgcgggtgaGGGGGGAGGGGGAGGCTGGGGGCGTCGGGGTCGCGGGTGTAAGCAACGGGACTCTCATCGAGAGGATGACACTACAAATTGGGACAGTTTTTCGTTTATtttctcaaacactacacaatgccatacccctTAGAGGGGTTGGGGTTACATTTTATAGCCCGAGGGGCTGTTTGCTTCATAGAGATGCGATTATGCTACACACTGCACTACTGCAGCACTAGaggtgctgtcctctagatgccctCTAAAGCTGGAGATGTTGTCCTAGCAGTCAaaagactgttgtcctctagactgCAGCACTAGGGTGCTGTCCTCTAAAGTcttgctgtcctctagatgccctCTAAAGCTGGAGATCTTGTCCTAGCAGTCAAAAGAGACTGATGTCCTCCACAGATGCTTAAGATTTATTCCATCAGCGGGgagggggggagagggagggatgaGGAATGAGGGAGTATCCAAATAATACTGTCCATTAGATTTGAGTGATAAATAGATTCAATCATCTATATGACCTAGCAATTTGGATCTTGCATGCATTGAGCTTTTCAGAGGCGAGTTCATTTTCTAGCACTTCTTTATGCACCTCTGTTTTCTGCTAAATGATCCAATGGTTGAGTCAATTTGATATTGTGCGATAGAGTGGAATGAGACTACACTTGGATTGAGGAATAGGTTCCATGGAGATAGAAGAGGTTAAAGAAAGGGGGGGGGAATTTGAAGGACTAGATAGAAGCCATTACGATTCATGTGGCAACTCCTCGATCTCTCATGTGCATTAGCACTCTTCTAGGACTTGCTCACAATGAGCCTCCGTATGTATGCGTTGTTGTGTTACATTTCATTTCATCCATATTGCAAGCGGGATATTAGATTCTGTTGGAAGGAAACCCTAACAGGGGGCTGGGTGATATATACATTTCTAGGACTTCTAGTTCGTTTTCCCCTTATCAAAGCTATGATTTTAGTTGATGGACTCCATTGACCCTTTCTGTCCTCCTTACAATGGTTGCCCAATGATCTATGGAAAAGAAAATGCATGGCACTTCCTGCAGGTTATATAGCAGTGCAGAGTTGCCACCTTATCTGATGTGGCTCAATGTATGCAGATTCAGACAAGAGCACCTCAGGTGATGAAAATGGCGATGATGAGAAGGGGGGAATGCAGCAATAGGTGTCCAGAACTTGAAACATGCCTCAGGAAGCCCCCCAGGTCCCGTGGTTCCTACGAAAACGCTCAGAAGGACGCCACTGTCACTCCAGTCCAAGGAGAGTGTGGAGATCAGCTCAACTTCCAAGCCACCAGACCCTTGAGAGCAGAACTCGTTCCTGACTGATGGTGTGAGGCTGATGATGTCACGGACGAGTTTCTGGATATGCTGAACACGGTCGAGACCAGGCTACAAACACCTCCTGGAGTGTACGCGGGAACTTAGCGACGACCTGCTGGCTTTTCCATCCGCTAGGCGGATGAAGTGGTTCTGATTACCCAAGGCGATTGGAAATACCTGTTGTTGCTGTACTGCTGTTTGTAGTCGCAGGAAACACTAGTCTTGCGCATAGAGATGAAACTGGTAAGTGCAAAAGAGGATCATCGGTTAAAGGCAGCGTCTCCGAACTGGTAAGTGCAATTCCCGTCAGCCTTAACCAAGGAATTGAAGTGGGGAAACACGAGTGTCTTCTTCTTGGAGGGGACCTGGTACGATCTGTTGGTGGTGATCCGAAAAGTTATGCATAGGACATAGGAGGGACGTAGGTTAGATGTAATGGATCATGAATTGTTACCACTAGGGTAGCAGCACAGCGGAAGAAAGGTGTGATACGGTAGAAGTAGTTATACGTACTCTACTTGCGTTTTTGCGTACCAATAGCAGGAACACGTCCATCCGACAACAGCAACAACATCTTCATGGTATCGAGGATGAAACCCCTACGACGTCGATGCGCTAGAACCATCCGCTGACGTTGATGTGCTAGAACCGCGTGCAGCGGGAGAAATGACCGTCTTGGGCACCCGCAACCATAGGAGACGATAACTAAGATGTCTCGTGAATCATAAAAGCCACTTCGTATATAGAGATCTCATGCTAATATACTTTTATCTTAGTGTTCTCATCAATCATAAAAGTCTCTTGGTCATATATTCAACAATCTCTTACTTGCATTAGAGTAAATCATATATGCAACAGTTCTAATCACTTAGATTTCTTGTTAGGTTCATAAGCaaaaatcatttttatccattaGTCAATAGCAGTAATATTTTTTTGGTACACATAGAACATCGTTATTTTATACTTATTTTGTTTTTATTAAAAACTAAAATACATTTGAGCCTTACTAGCTAATTGGGTCCTGGAACGAGTTGGGCCAAAATCGCTAGAAGTTGTTTTATGAGCTATACCCAACAAAGACAGCGATAGGGTTGAGCTGAACCAGCCCAGGCCGCATGTGTGTGAGTGAACGGGTTTAGCGGTTTAGCCTAGCCAGGTTTCCTTTACTCTCCGCGAATCTGAGCCTGATCGGCCTAGTAGGCCCATAAAAGCACAATGGCATACCAATCTAGCCCAACTTGGCCGACGTCCTGCACacacaaaagaaaagaaagacgGCCAGTTTCCCGCGGTTTGCCCGCGAAGGTGCCCCAACTTCCCGCCAGACACCGCTCCCGCTCTTCCACGCTGAGTAGGGAGAGCCGAGGCCCAACCTAGACGGATAGACGCGGAGATGTCTTCCTGGGACGCTGACGACTCGGCGGCGGCGTCCGCGGCCGAGGCGGCCACCACGGACGTCGAGCTGCTCAAGCGGGCGTGGCGCAACGAGAAGGCCGCGCCGGAGATCCTCCGCTTCGACTCGCCCCTCGTCTCTCGCGTCCGCGAGCAGACCCAGCTCCTCGTACGTCCTCCTTCTCGCCGCCCTCCTCCTCCCTCTTGCTACTTCTCCGGCTCTGATGCGGATTCGCTCCCGCGGTGCCGCCAGGAGGAGACGCTGGACGACTTCGCCGACAGTGGCGTCGACGACCTGGTGGTCTCGCTCTACCAGATGGACCTCGACCGCACGCTCTTCCTCCTCCGCTCctacctccgcctccgcctgcaGAAGGTTGGTTCGGAACCTCCTAGCCCGATGTCTGTACTGTGCCTGCAGTGAACAAACCCAATCGCCTCGCCAATCTGATCTTGTTGCGTTGCTGGCTGCAGATCGAGAAGTACACGATGCACATCTCCCGCTCCGAAGACCTCCTCAGCCGGCTGTCCCAGCAGGAGCGCCGGTTTGCCAAGAGGTAATCTTCTGACGTGTGCTATGTGGCTGGGGTATTTGCCGCCGTTGTTTGTGCTGCCTTGTGGATTGTCCCGGTTCTGATGGCAAAGAATGTACTGTGATTGGCCTGTACCAAGTTGCGCGGAGATCATGGAGAAGCATCTGGAGCAGTCGGTGCTGTCGAAGCTCCCGTACGGGTATGACTCGGTTTCCAGGCAGTCGCTGTCGAGCACTGAGGATGACATGGGTACCTGATCTTTACCAATTACCGCGTTCCTTGTTTTGATGCTATACAGCTATGCTATTCTTGTTGTTTGCTGATTCAGCCGCGAGCTGTCGTTTCGTGATTACATACATTGCATGGGCTTCTAAATCTGATTACGCGAGCTGTCATTCCTGATTGGACTGTTCCACACCAAATCAGCATGAAATCTGCATAAAGGTCATGCTTTTATGGGCGGCCTATTTATGCAACATCATTTACATGCTTCTTATTACTGAAAACAGTAGTATAATTTAATATAATAATGATATGCAGCAAGCGTGCTTTCAGAGATGTTCATGTAATCGGCTACTAGCAGCCATCTGATTCTGTTTTCAAATACCATGTTCAGTGCCGGAGCCTCAGCTTGACACCTTCGTCTTCTGTAAGACCAAGGGCGACGTAGGTGCATTCCAGCTAGATGACATGTAAGTagctacacacacacacacacaattcTTGCTTTGCGCGTTTTCAAGCTCTGCTGACCTATGATGCTTGCTTTCGTGAAGTGGAGAGGAGGTTGTGGACCTGGTTGCTGATGACTTGTATGTTCTTCGGTACAAGTCCGTCAAGGGACTCATAGAGGGTGGCCGGATCGACCTTATCTGACAACAATCACCACAAGTCAGAACCTGGAACTCTGCAAGAGAGCGAGCATGAATTCATGGAAAGGAATTGCAAAGATAACCTCAATTGAAAGATGCTGTCTTATGTGCCATGGCGTGTGGCCTAGAATTCCTATGCATTTTTGTACATGGTTGTGATGGTACCTCCATTTATTAATGAGATCAGGGTTATGTGATCCCCAGTCAATAGTCGATGGCTCATATAACTTAAGGCATTTGATTTGTTGCAAAAGTATCTTCAGAGTAACCTCAcaaaaaataaaaggaaaagggaaTGGAGATGCCCTCTGTATGTACCCACTAAGGCCTTGTTCgattattcccaatacacatggattggatgagattagaaaaaattaagaagtttgacttgtttgggattcaaactcatCCAATGACACTTAATCCACATGAATTGAGAGCTAACCAAACAAGCTCTAACAAGATTTTAaagagaaaaatagaaaatggtgACAAAGAAGGGAATAGAGACGCAATATATCTTATACTCAAATACTCTACCATAAGTCTCTCCGGAAACATCTGATTAAAAAAAATACTCTACCATAACACTTCATTTTTTAAGTGAAGATGCTTTTGATCTGCTACATCAATTCAACTTGCGCTTCTATTTGAGAAGATGGGTAATGTGCCTCTTGTTGCTCTCACCAGTATCCCGATATGGTTTGTTCCAGCATGCTCTGCTGCCAAGTTCTATTTTTCTCGTCAGACAAGTGAATCGTGTCAACAGGCTTCCAACAACTAGCTTATTTAAAAGAGACAGTGGGCTGGAGCATCTCAAGTGTTCGGCTATATGGTTTCCTTTTTAGTCGATCTTAGCTAGATCGTCGCATAAATTGCAGCCGGAAAAGGGGTTATTCCGTAAGCTTTGACATCCAGCATCGTGAACTGCCTCATTCTGCAGCATTGTGAACTGCCTCATTCTcacagaaaaaaaaagaaaataaacGGTGCCTCTCCATAGCAACTGAAGACATCCACAGAACAGTATGTCAATATACAAAATTAGAGTTATGGTTTGTTTACTA
This portion of the Zea mays cultivar B73 chromosome 2, Zm-B73-REFERENCE-NAM-5.0, whole genome shotgun sequence genome encodes:
- the LOC100193079 gene encoding uncharacterized protein LOC100193079, which translates into the protein MSSWDADDSAAASAAEAATTDVELLKRAWRNEKAAPEILRFDSPLVSRVREQTQLLEETLDDFADSGVDDLVVSLYQMDLDRTLFLLRSYLRLRLQKIEKYTMHISRSEDLLSRLSQQERRFAKSCAEIMEKHLEQSVLSKLPYGYDSVSRQSLSSTEDDMVPEPQLDTFVFCKTKGDVGAFQLDDIGEEVVDLVADDLYVLRYKSVKGLIEGGRIDLI